In one Myripristis murdjan chromosome 5, fMyrMur1.1, whole genome shotgun sequence genomic region, the following are encoded:
- the LOC115359139 gene encoding RING finger protein 208-like produces the protein MVINEEYECPVCFQAYSRQDRIPRVLHCQHTFCTPCLDVMSTLHGGIRTVSCPLCRWITCTRVSLTLSGSLWVNTQVWDQISTKENDKDKDAVDECLKNCTEKQLPNANSPASRHSGFKSKLQKCLKIISCVAVPRDQVES, from the exons ATGGTTATAAATGAGGAATATGAATGCCCGGTGTGTTTCCAAGCATACTCGAGGCAAGACCGGATTCCCAGGGTCCTTCACTGCCAACACACCTTCTGCACCCCCTGTCTGGATGTCATGTCCACACTGCATGGTGGCATCCGCACTGTCTCTTGCCCGCTGTGTCGCTGGATTACCTGTACTCGTGTCAGCCTCACCTTATCCGGGTCCCTGTGGGTCAACACACAGGTTTGGGACCAGATCTCAACGAAGGAAAATGACAAGGACAAAGACGCAGTGGATGAGTGCTTGAAGAATTGCACAGAGAAGCAGCTTCCCAATGCAAATTC CCCTGCATCAAGACACTCTGGTTTTAAATCCAAACTCCAGAAATGCCTgaaaatcatcagctgtgtggcgGTGCCAAGAGACCAAGTGGAAAGTTGA
- the LOC115359137 gene encoding E3 ubiquitin-protein ligase rnf152-like — MVINEEYECPVCFQAYSRQDRIPRVLHCQHTFCTPCLDVMSSPHSGIRTVSCPLCRWITCTRVSLTISGSLWVNTQVWDQISMREDDEDKDAVDEYIEECMENCTEMQLPNANSPASRHSGFKSKLQKCLKIISCVAVPRDQVES, encoded by the exons ATGGTTATAAATGAGGAATATGAATGCCCGGTGTGTTTCCAAGCATACTCGAGGCAAGACCGGATTCCCAGGGTCCTTCACTGCCAACACACCTTCTGCACCCCCTGTCTGGATGTCATGTCTTCACCGCACAGTGGCATCCGCACTGTCTCTTGCCCACTGTGTCGCTGGATTACCTGTACTCGTGTCAGCCTCACCATATCTGGGTCTCTGTGGGTCAACACACAGGTTTGGGACCAGATCTCAATGAGGGAAGATGACGAGGACAAAGACGCAGTGGACGAGTACATAGAGGAGTGCATGGAGAATTGCACAGAGATGCAGCTTCCCAATGCAAATTC CCCTGCATCAAGACACTCTGGTTTTAAATCCAAACTCCAGAAATGCCTgaaaatcatcagctgtgtggcgGTGCCAAGAGACCAAGTGGAAAGTTGA
- the LOC115359138 gene encoding E3 ubiquitin-protein ligase rnf152-like: MVINEEYECPVCFQAYSRQDRIPRVLHCQHTFCTPCLDVMSTLHGGIRTVSCPLCRWITCTRVSLTLSGSLWVNTQVWDQISTKENDEDKDAADECLKNCTEKQLPNANSPASRHSGFKSKLQKCLKIISCVAVPRDQVES; the protein is encoded by the exons ATGGTTATAAATGAGGAATATGAATGCCCAGTGTGTTTCCAAGCATACTCGAGGCAAGACCGGATTCCCAGGGTCCTTCACTGCCAACACACCTTCTGCACCCCCTGTCTGGATGTCATGTCCACACTGCATGGTGGCATCCGCACTGTCTCTTGCCCGCTGTGTCGCTGGATTACCTGTACTCGTGTCAGCCTCACCTTATCCGGGTCCCTGTGGGTCAACACACAGGTTTGGGACCAGATCTCAACGAAGGAAAATGACGAGGACAAAGACGCAGCGGACGAGTGCTTGAAGAATTGCACAGAGAAGCAGCTTCCCAATGCAAATTC CCCTGCATCAAGACACTCTGGTTTTAAATCCAAACTCCAGAAATGCCTgaaaatcatcagctgtgtggcgGTGCCAAGAGACCAAGTGGAAAGTTGA